A window of Spiroplasma syrphidicola EA-1 contains these coding sequences:
- the dusB gene encoding tRNA dihydrouridine synthase DusB → MKIGNVKIKTPIFLAPMAGVTNEAFRIICHELGAGLVYAEMVSDKAVVQQNQKTLEMIKVNELEHPISMQIFGTDLETFVEAAKYIDKNSDCDIIDINMGCPAPKIAIKSQAGAFLLKHPDRIYEVVKAVVEAVDKPVTVKIRLGWDEDNINCVEVAKLIEKAGAQAIAVHGRTRNQFYSGKADWNWIKRVKESVKIPVIGNGDVFSGEDAARMLAETGCDAVMIARGAQGNPWIFQEINHYLATKEKMPEPSLTEWRDVVFRHADLLMGLKGERIAASEMRKNLAFYFRGKAGATSYKIRATQINSINELKELVNEYINGYDNDKGERKDGRP, encoded by the coding sequence TTGAAAATTGGGAATGTTAAAATTAAAACGCCAATCTTTTTGGCTCCAATGGCGGGGGTAACAAATGAAGCGTTTAGAATTATTTGTCATGAATTAGGAGCTGGTTTAGTTTATGCGGAAATGGTCAGTGATAAAGCAGTTGTCCAACAAAATCAAAAAACACTGGAAATGATTAAAGTTAATGAATTAGAACACCCAATTTCAATGCAAATTTTTGGGACTGATTTGGAAACATTTGTTGAAGCAGCCAAGTACATCGATAAAAATAGTGATTGTGATATTATTGATATCAATATGGGTTGCCCAGCTCCAAAAATTGCAATTAAATCGCAAGCAGGAGCCTTTCTCTTGAAACACCCTGATCGGATTTATGAAGTTGTTAAGGCTGTTGTCGAAGCGGTTGATAAACCAGTAACGGTTAAGATTCGCTTAGGTTGAGATGAAGATAATATTAATTGTGTTGAAGTGGCAAAATTAATTGAAAAAGCAGGGGCGCAAGCAATTGCTGTCCATGGACGGACAAGAAATCAATTTTATTCAGGGAAAGCAGATTGAAATTGAATTAAGCGTGTGAAAGAAAGTGTTAAAATTCCAGTTATTGGTAATGGTGATGTTTTTAGTGGAGAAGATGCCGCGCGAATGTTAGCAGAAACCGGTTGTGACGCAGTAATGATTGCCCGTGGAGCACAAGGAAATCCGTGAATTTTTCAAGAAATTAACCATTATTTAGCAACAAAGGAAAAAATGCCAGAACCCAGTTTAACAGAATGGCGCGATGTTGTGTTCCGTCATGCTGATCTATTAATGGGATTAAAAGGAGAACGAATTGCAGCCAGTGAAATGCGTAAAAACTTGGCATTTTATTTTCGTGGTAAAGCAGGGGCAACAAGTTACAAGATTCGGGCAACACAAATAAATAGTATTAATGAATTAAAAGAACTTGTTAATGAATATATAAATGGGTATGATAATGATAAAGGAGAAAGAAAAGATGGAAGACCGTAA
- a CDS encoding class-II aminoacyl-tRNA synthetase family protein, translated as MAFKMQIGYSSILNPRETVTAISETKNELIKNLKTTFKLLEVEPAIICREETGLNDDFRISERPIDFDILPSNLVGEILQTHNKWRRSVIQKYDILNDEGILTVTNPLRRDIVQSINQAVVCSEIGFDILVEEKQLTMHNLEQIVKKLVKVIYHVEDNLLKTYPQLNRKFSEKTNWVNYNELVKSMRLLTYQERIDKYTRENGPVILYGLQDVIKNGSLDLNESFDVVDWELYTKIFVYDFILEKAICVGYCAASVGKEALKRQLAVTKEIIKIRTNYDAKLAKDELPPTITCGIYKTQLDLLLLEKQHIAEVVPSIWEDDFLEYVNKNGIEIL; from the coding sequence ATGGCTTTTAAAATGCAAATTGGTTATAGCTCAATTTTAAACCCGCGTGAAACAGTAACGGCAATTAGCGAAACCAAAAATGAATTAATTAAAAACTTAAAAACAACTTTTAAGTTATTAGAAGTTGAACCAGCCATCATTTGTCGTGAAGAAACAGGACTAAATGATGATTTTCGTATTTCAGAGCGACCAATTGATTTTGATATTTTACCAAGTAATTTAGTCGGAGAAATTTTGCAAACTCACAATAAATGACGAAGAAGTGTTATTCAAAAATATGATATTTTAAATGATGAAGGGATTTTAACTGTTACGAATCCTTTACGTCGTGATATTGTGCAGTCAATTAATCAGGCAGTCGTTTGTAGTGAAATTGGTTTTGATATTTTAGTTGAGGAAAAACAATTAACAATGCATAATTTAGAACAAATTGTCAAAAAACTGGTCAAAGTAATTTATCATGTTGAAGATAATTTATTAAAAACTTATCCCCAGTTGAATCGTAAGTTTAGTGAAAAAACTAATTGAGTTAATTATAATGAACTAGTTAAATCAATGCGGTTATTAACTTATCAAGAACGAATTGATAAGTATACCCGGGAAAATGGCCCAGTTATTTTATATGGTCTCCAGGATGTTATTAAAAATGGTAGTTTGGATCTAAATGAATCATTTGATGTTGTGGATTGGGAATTATATACAAAAATCTTTGTTTATGATTTTATTTTGGAAAAGGCAATTTGTGTTGGTTACTGTGCAGCAAGTGTTGGCAAAGAAGCGTTAAAAAGACAATTAGCAGTTACCAAAGAAATTATTAAAATTCGAACAAATTATGATGCAAAACTAGCAAAAGATGAATTACCTCCAACAATTACTTGTGGAATTTATAAGACACAGTTGGATTTACTATTATTAGAGAAACAACATATTGCTGAAGTTGTTCCTTCAATTTGAGAAGATGATTTTCTGGAATATGTTAATAAAAATGGAATTGAAATTTTATAA
- a CDS encoding ABC transporter permease, whose amino-acid sequence MSKVFKSYLRTYLKQWIESLGLVLFITVLSLVVIGMIASPMQLSTKSNKILNQSNLWNYSLVSSPNKFDEEFAYDYFVDNSDQYYLNPILENSDQKGILTDEGYQALLKKDKDPKIIENKLAWGKDLKEVLNLYFNNKNSSTNIFNGTKNLTASEMLNSEYQSIIANYYNDASFYVNKNILDLQKDKFAFAVDLEFYYEGYQKQGDLTPSAYYYLTSKTEHINSQSKNWINNLVMVEGTNERDDNSLVISDKFARDNAINIDQKLDFYALGTLLPELKTATISGFGSKADTLSQSSYFSFTGDPKKYGAIFVNDSILEDLYNNVWLRNKPQNFVFGLNQKVKFLNNSSYSDFRNIFSKKTDSDFSIYKKNQNVLTPFSSIKSISTLNSMNITVTVYIILGAGLSLLAFIFISFVMKKEMNKTRRQIGIFKALGYRTSELSWIFTVKTLITILLGILLGYLFSIPLQIYMYGQFQGMVTFSYNQVYAGIGFMLVLFLVIPLLFTIASYISTFIYIKEPILSLVNNVGKSQKLIRQGLISRSLAKRGKGFTWRLQLAFTSRNKGKFALVIILFFFSSLMLILMLGATGVANSIIGGVFNTFNPNVDHIYTFNNFPKINGTDDKGKLTVSDEQYNTYQFEYKTYQRIDDITKENSSADLFHEGVLAASQTAEPIKGYLALLNTYKVKDQNTGLKQYIYLSDLKTIFSALQEAGPSGIQTGNDSFSGPVLMELAANAMMMSDQAQTVVSFNDLWYKPSTETMVYQIEGEITGNLENSGANLLGVFENDAIGGDYATGYNWTGVSQSAINQIFANQPNDTNTVNGLISYKLALNGNFKVGDQITIKSETQNKVPININIVGVIRNDTVTSNIYTGYNNLFTNIFAPGTLDPSQPEHNVYTGFYSQEKLYNGFIDLKDMATSISQLQFQGNNLSIIADDSKTIWEAITDQNSYVVTGTLMGMMTSQRKSDFSVFPIDVMKATINDVLEKQNNSMILFEVLVALVVLILLVVIVMVVIDEVSPIILTLKAIGYKNAKINFVVIGNYVFGIIIAFILAWLGSILIWQMVGVIVYKFFATPLNIPIDFTGPLIALAIVSVILFVSWILAMHSIKNRPVTQITE is encoded by the coding sequence AATTTTAGAAAATAGCGATCAAAAAGGAATATTAACGGATGAGGGATATCAAGCCTTATTAAAAAAAGATAAAGATCCAAAAATAATTGAAAACAAATTAGCGTGAGGGAAAGATTTAAAAGAAGTTTTAAATTTATATTTTAATAATAAAAATAGCAGTACAAATATTTTTAATGGTACTAAAAATTTAACAGCGAGTGAAATGTTGAATTCAGAATATCAAAGTATTATTGCTAATTATTACAATGATGCTAGTTTTTATGTTAATAAAAATATTTTAGACCTACAAAAAGATAAGTTTGCTTTTGCGGTTGATTTAGAATTTTATTATGAAGGATACCAAAAACAAGGTGACTTAACACCAAGTGCATATTATTATCTTACTAGTAAAACTGAACATATTAATTCACAATCAAAAAACTGAATTAATAATTTAGTAATGGTTGAAGGGACTAATGAACGAGATGATAATTCGTTAGTTATTAGCGATAAATTTGCTCGTGATAATGCGATTAATATTGATCAAAAATTAGACTTTTATGCCTTAGGAACATTGCTACCAGAATTAAAAACAGCAACAATTTCAGGATTTGGAAGTAAAGCTGATACATTATCACAATCTTCATATTTCTCTTTTACAGGAGATCCAAAAAAATATGGGGCAATTTTTGTTAATGACAGCATTTTAGAAGATTTATACAATAATGTTTGGTTACGCAATAAGCCACAAAATTTTGTTTTTGGTTTAAATCAAAAGGTGAAATTTTTAAACAATAGTTCTTATAGTGATTTTAGAAACATTTTTAGTAAAAAAACTGATAGTGATTTTAGTATTTACAAAAAGAATCAAAATGTTTTAACACCATTTAGTTCAATTAAATCAATTTCAACATTGAATTCAATGAACATTACAGTAACAGTTTACATTATTTTAGGCGCTGGGCTATCATTGCTAGCTTTTATCTTCATTAGCTTTGTTATGAAAAAAGAAATGAATAAAACTCGCCGTCAAATTGGAATTTTTAAAGCGTTAGGATACCGAACAAGTGAACTATCATGAATTTTTACTGTTAAAACACTAATTACGATTTTGTTAGGAATTTTATTAGGTTATCTATTTTCAATCCCCTTACAAATTTATATGTACGGGCAATTTCAAGGAATGGTTACTTTTAGTTACAACCAAGTTTATGCCGGAATCGGTTTTATGTTAGTGTTATTTTTAGTAATCCCATTACTTTTCACAATTGCTTCATACATTTCAACTTTTATTTATATTAAAGAACCAATTTTATCATTGGTAAATAATGTTGGAAAAAGTCAGAAACTAATTCGCCAGGGGTTAATTTCACGTAGTTTAGCAAAACGAGGAAAAGGGTTTACTTGACGTTTACAATTAGCGTTTACATCACGAAACAAAGGGAAATTTGCCTTAGTTATTATTTTATTCTTCTTTTCTTCGTTAATGTTAATTTTAATGTTAGGGGCAACAGGAGTTGCTAATTCAATTATTGGGGGTGTCTTTAATACCTTCAATCCTAATGTTGATCATATTTATACCTTTAATAATTTCCCAAAAATTAATGGGACAGATGATAAAGGGAAACTAACTGTTAGTGATGAGCAATACAATACTTATCAGTTTGAATATAAAACATACCAAAGAATTGATGATATTACAAAAGAAAATAGTAGTGCTGATTTATTCCATGAGGGTGTATTAGCAGCTTCCCAAACTGCAGAGCCAATTAAAGGTTATTTAGCGTTATTAAACACTTATAAAGTCAAAGACCAAAATACTGGTTTAAAACAATATATTTATTTAAGCGATTTAAAAACAATATTTTCTGCTTTACAAGAAGCTGGACCAAGTGGTATTCAAACAGGGAATGATAGTTTCAGTGGCCCAGTTTTAATGGAATTAGCGGCTAATGCCATGATGATGAGTGATCAAGCTCAAACAGTAGTTTCGTTTAATGATTTATGATATAAACCATCAACAGAAACGATGGTTTATCAAATTGAAGGAGAAATTACAGGAAATCTAGAAAATTCTGGGGCTAATTTACTTGGAGTTTTTGAAAATGACGCAATTGGAGGTGACTATGCAACAGGGTATAACTGAACAGGAGTTTCCCAAAGTGCTATTAACCAAATTTTTGCTAACCAACCAAACGACACAAATACTGTTAATGGTTTAATTTCTTATAAATTAGCTTTAAATGGAAACTTTAAAGTTGGCGATCAAATTACAATTAAAAGTGAAACACAAAATAAAGTACCAATTAATATTAATATTGTAGGAGTTATTCGTAATGACACAGTAACATCAAATATTTATACTGGTTATAACAATTTATTTACAAACATTTTTGCGCCAGGAACATTAGATCCTAGTCAACCAGAACATAACGTCTATACTGGCTTTTATTCACAAGAAAAACTTTATAATGGTTTTATTGATTTAAAAGATATGGCAACCTCAATTTCACAATTACAATTTCAAGGAAATAATTTATCAATTATTGCCGATGATAGTAAAACAATTTGAGAAGCTATAACAGATCAAAATAGTTATGTAGTTACAGGAACATTAATGGGAATGATGACAAGCCAACGGAAATCAGATTTTTCAGTCTTTCCAATTGATGTTATGAAAGCAACAATTAACGATGTTCTGGAAAAACAAAATAACTCAATGATTTTATTTGAGGTATTAGTAGCATTAGTTGTTCTAATTCTTTTAGTTGTTATAGTAATGGTCGTAATTGATGAAGTTTCACCAATTATTTTAACCCTAAAAGCAATTGGTTATAAAAATGCCAAAATTAATTTTGTTGTTATTGGGAATTATGTCTTTGGAATTATAATTGCCTTTATCTTAGCTTGATTAGGTTCAATCTTAATTTGGCAAATGGTTGGTGTTATCGTTTATAAATTCTTTGCAACACCGCTAAATATTCCAATTGACTTTACGGGGCCATTAATTGCCTTAGCAATTGTCTCAGTAATCTTATTTGTATCATGAATTTTAGCAATGCATTCAATTAAAAACCGACCAGTAACACAAATTACAGAATAA
- the lysS gene encoding lysine--tRNA ligase, whose amino-acid sequence MEDRNFSEQEIVRRSKLEKLVKEGVDPFVEAKFDRTHTSEELEKTFGHFSKEELSNIENPELIKIAGRIKTFREAGKASFSTLQDQNGIFQIYVRQDAIGPEAYAKFLELDLGDIIGVEGKMMKTNTGELTVRVNKFILLTKSLRPLPDKYHGISDIEERYRRRYVDLIMSPETKEVFIKRSRIISYMREFFNSKGYLEVETPVLQPIHGGAAAKPFVTHHNTLDMDFYLRVATELPLKRLIVGGFEGVYEIGRLFRNEGMDTRHNPEFTTVEIYIAYQDMSFMMQLTEDTICYIADKLLNTDEVTYSGQKISFKQPWKRWHMVDAIKEYSGVDFWEKMTFEQAKEIAKKNNIYVEKFHNSVGHIINLFFEEFVENKLVQPTFIYGHPVEVSPLAKANAQDPRFTDRFELFINGREYANAYSELNNPIEQYDRFVKQIEERDQGNDEASELDIDFVEALEYGMPPTGGLGIGIDRLVMLLTGQESIKDVLLFPHMRPRGK is encoded by the coding sequence ATGGAAGACCGTAATTTTAGTGAACAAGAAATTGTTCGTCGTAGTAAATTAGAAAAATTAGTTAAAGAAGGAGTAGACCCTTTTGTTGAAGCAAAATTTGACAGAACTCATACAAGCGAAGAATTAGAAAAAACTTTTGGCCACTTTTCAAAAGAAGAATTAAGTAATATTGAAAATCCAGAGTTAATAAAAATTGCTGGTCGAATTAAAACCTTTCGAGAAGCTGGAAAAGCAAGCTTTTCAACGCTACAAGATCAGAACGGAATTTTTCAAATTTATGTTCGTCAAGATGCAATTGGCCCAGAAGCTTACGCAAAATTTTTAGAATTGGATTTGGGAGACATCATTGGTGTTGAAGGAAAAATGATGAAAACTAATACTGGGGAATTAACAGTGCGAGTTAATAAATTTATTTTATTAACAAAGAGCTTACGTCCGTTACCAGATAAATATCATGGTATTAGTGATATTGAAGAAAGATATCGAAGAAGATATGTTGATTTAATTATGTCACCAGAAACAAAAGAAGTTTTTATTAAAAGAAGTAGAATAATTTCTTATATGCGTGAGTTTTTTAATAGTAAAGGTTATCTTGAAGTTGAAACGCCAGTTTTACAACCAATTCATGGGGGAGCAGCAGCAAAACCATTCGTAACTCATCATAATACTTTAGATATGGATTTCTATTTAAGAGTAGCAACAGAATTACCACTAAAAAGATTAATTGTTGGTGGCTTTGAAGGTGTTTATGAAATTGGGCGCTTATTCCGTAATGAAGGAATGGATACTCGTCATAATCCAGAATTTACAACAGTTGAAATTTACATTGCTTACCAAGATATGAGTTTTATGATGCAATTAACGGAAGACACAATTTGCTATATTGCAGACAAATTATTAAACACTGATGAAGTAACGTATTCAGGACAAAAAATTAGTTTTAAACAACCATGAAAACGTTGACATATGGTTGATGCAATTAAAGAATATAGTGGTGTTGATTTCTGAGAAAAAATGACTTTTGAACAAGCAAAAGAAATTGCCAAAAAAAATAATATTTATGTTGAAAAATTTCATAATTCAGTTGGCCACATTATCAATTTATTCTTTGAAGAATTTGTTGAAAATAAATTAGTTCAACCAACTTTCATTTACGGTCATCCAGTTGAAGTCTCACCATTAGCAAAAGCTAATGCCCAAGACCCACGTTTTACTGATCGCTTTGAATTATTTATTAATGGTCGTGAATATGCTAATGCTTATTCTGAACTAAACAATCCAATTGAACAATATGATCGCTTTGTTAAACAAATCGAAGAACGTGATCAAGGAAATGATGAAGCAAGTGAATTAGATATTGATTTTGTTGAAGCATTAGAGTACGGAATGCCCCCAACTGGTGGGTTAGGAATTGGAATTGATCGCTTAGTAATGTTATTAACAGGACAAGAATCAATTAAAGATGTTCTATTATTCCCTCATATGCGCCCAAGAGGAAAATAG
- the rpsR gene encoding 30S ribosomal protein S18: MNPKFKRFKKQCYFTKNKITYIDYKDIELLKKFISGNGQILPKRVTGTTAKNQRMLAVAIKRARQVGLLPFVID; encoded by the coding sequence ATGAATCCAAAATTTAAACGTTTTAAAAAACAATGTTATTTTACAAAAAATAAAATTACTTACATTGATTACAAAGATATTGAATTATTAAAAAAATTTATATCAGGTAACGGTCAAATCTTACCAAAAAGAGTAACTGGAACAACTGCAAAAAACCAAAGAATGTTAGCAGTTGCAATTAAACGTGCTCGCCAAGTTGGTTTATTACCATTTGTAATTGACTAG
- the rpsF gene encoding 30S ribosomal protein S6 — protein sequence MRKYEVMYILNPDAADLKGLQTKLHKILEANGGKIEEHGDWGVKDFSYPIKKKTKGYYGVLIVNTTAENIDEFIRISHIENDVLRTLVINTEKEKNYIQSVVYAKTEVKNDKPERGERKPGGKRFDNRRNDRHDGEAVERTEPKAEPTVAAE from the coding sequence GTGCGTAAATATGAAGTAATGTATATTTTAAATCCCGACGCAGCTGATCTAAAAGGATTGCAAACAAAATTGCATAAAATTTTAGAAGCTAACGGCGGAAAAATTGAAGAGCATGGAGACTGAGGAGTAAAAGATTTCTCATACCCAATTAAGAAAAAAACAAAAGGATACTATGGTGTATTAATTGTTAATACAACAGCCGAAAATATTGATGAATTTATTCGTATTAGTCATATTGAAAATGATGTTTTAAGAACATTAGTAATTAATACTGAAAAAGAAAAAAATTATATTCAATCTGTTGTTTATGCAAAAACAGAAGTTAAAAATGATAAACCAGAACGTGGTGAACGTAAACCTGGGGGAAAAAGATTTGATAATAGACGTAATGACCGTCATGATGGGGAAGCTGTTGAAAGAACAGAACCAAAAGCTGAACCAACAGTAGCAGCAGAATAA
- a CDS encoding IspD/TarI family cytidylyltransferase, with protein sequence MENYTVIIPAAGTSQRFKHQDHKLLYRGQQTERVIEKTIRIFLEDPFCHAIIIGVNDLVGQFLQEHYANEKKITLVKGKDNRADTVLVCLQATEIKTTLTLVHDGARCFLTPTLRDQMVTFFEQNNCQVLIPVLPITDTIRMMKNNKVVKTMIREELVTVQTPQLFKTAILQKAYQCYHQQKTTLPSVIYDDAYLIELFCPEVEITTIVGEQSNQKITYYEDVKFGKY encoded by the coding sequence ATGGAAAATTATACAGTTATTATTCCGGCAGCAGGAACTAGTCAACGTTTTAAGCATCAAGACCATAAATTACTTTATCGTGGTCAACAAACGGAGCGTGTTATTGAAAAAACAATTAGGATATTTTTAGAAGATCCTTTTTGTCACGCAATTATTATTGGTGTTAATGACCTTGTTGGACAATTTTTGCAAGAACACTATGCTAACGAAAAAAAAATTACTTTAGTGAAGGGAAAAGATAATCGAGCTGATACTGTTTTAGTTTGTTTACAAGCAACAGAAATTAAAACAACATTAACGCTTGTTCATGATGGTGCTCGTTGTTTTTTAACACCTACACTACGAGATCAAATGGTAACTTTTTTCGAGCAAAATAATTGTCAGGTTTTAATTCCGGTTTTGCCAATCACTGATACGATTCGGATGATGAAAAACAACAAAGTTGTTAAAACAATGATTCGTGAAGAACTTGTCACCGTCCAAACACCACAACTTTTTAAGACGGCAATTTTACAAAAAGCTTATCAATGTTATCACCAACAAAAAACAACTTTGCCAAGTGTTATTTATGATGATGCGTATTTAATTGAATTATTTTGTCCAGAAGTTGAAATTACAACAATTGTTGGCGAACAAAGTAATCAGAAGATTACATATTATGAAGATGTAAAATTTGGAAAATATTAA
- a CDS encoding ABC transporter permease gives MKNKPKFFIVLKTEFKEKIYKNRSQIIKFLIICFIPFLYGFICSWAFWDPLASVSNIPLAIVNKDDAPCINYVVKKSGPDEQNLLTSPNINYSKAESANGCQSNGKQWFAGLGLGEDYQLQTRFESMIDLAIKNNDLYNPTTESLQIEQGEMKINLQYLANEKANFSPNDKYWGQLNISSGYTEHTFKMLRLLEHFKDEPSGTDSLKAELQFLINNKPDFWTTYKQNFLAGQVLYTFTQIKTALVHDTLPTILAPSLFWLFAKLDDQGHYYIQGKDFENYLFNVVDILNPNRDVGKIILDLTDIFAPDLYDTVKDVLTFVSTQGQAIVTSYLKEIFGTNLDAHIAWNEYNTKMKESISSWNDLNQGIFEIPTHIQGYQFGKYGIGLGEFFIVIAMWVGVLMQTFIFDRTARTKFSTGTQHYFSKLILMLATTVIQTVILGISLAILGFSALGWGGFLALFAWLMFSSLIFTVIEHAIWFAPKDGDVGKFIIVLYLILNLTAGWGTFPSFLQADFFNTLSVITPFKYVVHGMGDIIYGVSTGEGNLWQYQTEILINSGILLIWIPVLIIISLGLTALWRREELFGTISNKKIKTGLEKLNIETKHYGTNYLLNNLTAQESGMLEKNVWQLNEEEFNKKNEEKINHLLVKYNETNKQKYHKQIEKLKTKKFVGIEQNEDRDSIL, from the coding sequence ATGAAAAATAAGCCAAAATTTTTCATTGTCTTAAAGACGGAGTTTAAAGAAAAAATTTATAAGAATAGATCACAAATTATAAAGTTTTTAATAATTTGCTTTATTCCTTTTTTATATGGTTTTATTTGTAGTTGAGCTTTCTGAGACCCTTTAGCGAGTGTTTCAAATATTCCTTTAGCAATTGTAAATAAAGATGATGCCCCATGTATTAATTATGTTGTTAAAAAAAGTGGCCCAGATGAACAAAATTTATTAACAAGCCCAAACATTAATTATAGTAAAGCCGAAAGTGCTAACGGTTGTCAAAGTAATGGAAAACAATGATTTGCTGGCTTAGGGCTTGGTGAAGATTACCAATTGCAGACAAGATTTGAAAGTATGATTGATTTGGCAATTAAAAATAATGATTTATATAATCCAACAACAGAAAGTTTACAAATTGAACAAGGGGAAATGAAAATTAATTTGCAATACTTAGCAAATGAAAAAGCAAACTTTAGTCCAAATGATAAATACTGAGGACAATTAAATATTAGTAGTGGCTATACGGAACATACATTTAAAATGTTACGTTTGTTAGAACACTTTAAAGATGAACCAAGTGGGACAGATAGTCTAAAAGCAGAGTTACAGTTTTTAATTAATAATAAACCAGATTTTTGAACAACTTATAAACAGAATTTTTTAGCTGGTCAAGTTTTATATACTTTTACCCAAATTAAAACTGCTTTAGTTCATGATACATTACCAACAATTTTAGCCCCATCATTGTTTTGATTATTTGCCAAATTAGATGATCAAGGACATTATTATATTCAAGGAAAAGATTTTGAGAATTATCTCTTTAATGTTGTTGATATTCTAAATCCAAACCGTGATGTTGGGAAAATAATTTTAGATTTAACCGATATTTTTGCCCCAGATTTATATGATACAGTGAAAGATGTTCTAACTTTTGTTTCAACTCAAGGGCAAGCAATTGTAACAAGTTACTTAAAAGAAATTTTTGGGACAAATTTAGATGCCCATATTGCTTGAAATGAGTACAATACAAAAATGAAAGAAAGTATTTCATCATGAAATGATTTAAATCAAGGAATATTTGAAATCCCAACCCATATTCAAGGTTATCAATTTGGCAAATATGGGATTGGTTTAGGAGAATTCTTTATTGTTATTGCAATGTGAGTTGGAGTTTTGATGCAAACATTTATTTTTGATCGAACAGCACGGACAAAATTTAGTACTGGAACGCAACACTATTTTTCAAAACTAATTTTAATGTTAGCAACAACGGTAATTCAAACAGTCATCCTTGGCATTAGTTTAGCAATTTTAGGATTTAGTGCTTTGGGATGAGGAGGATTTTTGGCGTTATTTGCCTGACTAATGTTTAGTAGTTTAATTTTTACTGTTATTGAACACGCAATTTGATTTGCGCCAAAAGATGGTGATGTTGGAAAATTCATTATTGTTTTATATTTGATTTTGAATCTAACGGCCGGATGAGGAACATTCCCATCATTTTTACAAGCTGATTTCTTTAATACTTTGTCAGTAATCACACCGTTTAAATATGTTGTTCATGGGATGGGTGATATTATTTATGGAGTTTCAACTGGAGAGGGTAATTTATGACAATACCAAACAGAAATCTTAATTAATAGTGGTATTTTACTAATCTGAATTCCTGTTTTAATAATTATTTCATTAGGACTAACAGCATTATGACGGAGAGAAGAATTATTTGGAACTATTAGTAATAAAAAAATTAAAACAGGTTTAGAAAAACTAAATATAGAGACTAAACATTATGGAACTAATTATTTATTAAATAATTTAACTGCTCAAGAGTCGGGGATGCTAGAAAAAAATGTCTGGCAATTAAATGAAGAAGAGTTTAATAAAAAAAATGAAGAAAAAATTAATCACTTACTAGTTAAGTACAATGAAACTAACAAACAAAAATATCACAAACAAATTGAAAAACTGAAAACGAAAAAATTTGTTGGCATTGAGCAAAATGAAGATCGTGATTCAATTTTATAA
- a CDS encoding single-stranded DNA-binding protein, with protein sequence MLNRVALVGRLTRDLELKRSVNDKPFVAFTLAVNNNFNDQTAFISCFAWSKVAENMAKYLRKGSLISVDGRLQTRTDNVNGQQTTIMQVVADNVSFLDSRNANVGNVSTDVISTPSNVNFENITYAQPTQNQPAPMEDNGPISFDGDDAILWD encoded by the coding sequence ATGTTAAATCGTGTTGCATTAGTCGGAAGATTAACAAGAGATTTAGAATTAAAAAGATCAGTTAATGATAAACCATTTGTTGCGTTTACATTAGCTGTTAATAATAATTTTAATGACCAAACAGCTTTTATTTCATGTTTTGCATGAAGTAAAGTTGCAGAAAATATGGCCAAATATTTACGAAAAGGATCATTAATTTCTGTTGATGGTCGTTTACAAACAAGAACAGATAATGTTAATGGTCAACAGACAACAATTATGCAAGTAGTTGCTGATAATGTGTCGTTTTTAGATAGCCGTAATGCAAATGTTGGCAATGTTAGCACAGATGTAATTTCAACGCCAAGTAATGTTAATTTTGAAAATATCACTTATGCCCAACCAACTCAAAACCAACCAGCGCCAATGGAAGACAATGGCCCAATTAGTTTTGATGGTGATGATGCAATTTTATGAGATTAA